In a single window of the Thioalkalivibrio sp. XN279 genome:
- a CDS encoding ABC transporter substrate-binding protein has protein sequence MKVFNEGPPASAVSGLTGAVLALLAVLVAVSTPGCGQSPPLRVAAHVWPGYELMFIARELQWLDPAQVELVPKSYAGESLEALAAGQVDAAALTLDEVLAARHRGVPLTVVLVFNVSAGADVVIARPGVDMSNGLKGMRIGYERGAVGALMLEKALREAGLGFDDIVPVNLPPSRHLTAWEIGLVDALVTYEPLSSHLRAQGGAVLFDSSQAPNRIVDVLAVRTDRLQGSRKQALRHLVAAHFRALEHFQRNPQDAAYRMVPRLRLPAAEVSGTFRGLVLPDAANNHRLLSGEAAPLLRSASELAMLMSSWDLLPTSRVDLAGLVDDRFLPALEQQ, from the coding sequence ATGAAGGTTTTCAACGAAGGGCCGCCTGCCTCGGCGGTGAGTGGGTTGACTGGCGCGGTGCTGGCATTGCTGGCGGTGCTGGTTGCTGTGAGTACACCCGGATGCGGGCAGTCGCCACCACTCAGGGTCGCCGCCCATGTGTGGCCGGGTTACGAGCTGATGTTCATCGCACGAGAACTGCAATGGCTTGACCCCGCACAAGTCGAGCTGGTGCCGAAGTCGTATGCCGGCGAATCACTCGAGGCGCTTGCGGCCGGACAGGTGGACGCGGCTGCGTTGACGCTGGACGAAGTGCTGGCGGCAAGGCATCGCGGCGTGCCGCTGACGGTGGTCCTCGTGTTCAACGTGTCCGCCGGCGCGGATGTGGTGATTGCACGGCCGGGTGTTGACATGTCCAACGGTCTGAAGGGCATGCGGATCGGGTATGAGCGCGGCGCCGTCGGGGCGCTGATGCTGGAGAAGGCGTTGCGGGAAGCAGGACTTGGGTTCGACGATATCGTTCCCGTGAACCTGCCGCCGTCGCGGCACCTGACGGCATGGGAGATCGGGCTCGTCGATGCGCTGGTGACCTACGAGCCTCTGTCCAGCCACTTGCGAGCGCAGGGCGGCGCGGTGCTGTTCGACAGCAGCCAGGCGCCGAATCGCATCGTCGATGTGCTGGCGGTTCGCACGGATCGGTTGCAAGGGTCGAGGAAGCAGGCATTGAGGCACCTGGTGGCGGCGCACTTCCGCGCGCTGGAGCATTTCCAGCGCAATCCGCAGGATGCTGCTTACCGCATGGTGCCCCGCCTGCGACTGCCCGCAGCCGAGGTCAGCGGGACGTTCCGTGGCCTGGTTTTGCCGGATGCGGCGAACAATCACCGCCTGCTGAGCGGCGAAGCTGCGCCTCTGCTGCGCTCGGCCAGCGAACTGGCAATGCTCATGAGCTCGTGGGACCTGTTGCCCACTTCCAGGGTAGACCTGGCCGGGCTGGTCGATGATCGTTTCCTCCCCGCCCTGGAACAGCAGTGA